The sequence below is a genomic window from Nitrospirota bacterium.
GCCTCGACGGCTCGATGCGCGCCACCGGCAGGAGCTGGCCCGGCAGCGGCAACGCCTTCCCGCACATGATGGCAGGCCTCAGTATCAAGGACCCCCTGGTGCGGATCGATACCGGGGAGGGGTGGTACACCCCCCGCAGCGTCTCGTTCGGCGCCGACGCCGATATAGAGGCAGGGCGGGTCTACAAACCCTACTGGGGATATTCCTTTTCGAGCTACGCGGAGTACTCGTGGGGCGCCTCCACCAATACGGGCATCGATCTTTCCGGCAGCGACACCAGCTATGTACAGAGCTACGATGAGGATACGAGCGTGAGCCATCACCTGGGCTTCGACACCGGGCTGCTCCGGCTCGAGTTCGACGCCATCGTCGGGCATACGCTCGACTTCTATGCGTACCTCGACGTCTTCAGCTTTGCCGACGGGCTCGGCACCGCGCTCTCCGACTTCTCTACCACTTTCGGCCCTGCACTCATCGATCCGAACGACACCGGCACCCTTATCGTTTGGGAGCTCGACGGGCAGCCGACCAACCCGGCCGTTCCCGAACCCTCGTCGTTCCTGCTGCTGGGAGCGGGCATCGCCGGCCTGGCGCTTCTGAGAAAGCGGCGTAAGAGCTGAATCGCAGATCGTCCACGGCAGTATGAGGGAGACTGCCGATGCGGTCTCCCTCGCTGCCGAATCTTCTTTTCCGGCCTCCGTGGTTATACTCTCCCCGTTTCCTGTTCTTTATCGCGGTCACCATGGGCGTTTGTGCGTGCGGGATATGCTATAATGGTGCGTTTATGGTATCAGCATGCGCTTCAGCGCAGCGGTGAAATACCCTTGTGACGCGTGAGGGAGGCATGATGAAACGTTTTATTTTTGGAGTGCTCGCAGCCTCTGTCTTTTTCTCTTTCAACGATGCCATGGCCTATGAGCTGACGCCGCGGCTGTCCCTTTCCCTGGCGGAAGAGTACAACGATAATATCCGGCTGACCAGGGAGAACAGGGAGAGCGATTTCATCACCCGGATCTCGCCGGGGCTCGATCTCTCACTTCGCCTTCCGAAAGGGGAGGCAGGGCTCGGCTACGCCGCGACCTTCAACCGGTACAGCAAAAACGAGGGTGAGGACAGCACCTCCCACCGCTTCAGCGGAAGAGGATCCTTCGTGCTCTCCGAGCGGCTCACTCTTTCAGTCAGTGATGTTTTTGTGAAATCCAGGGAGACGATAGATACGATAGGGGTCGTCGGCTACCATTGGAGTCCATGGTTTACCGTGATCGGTCCTCAAGGTGTTCCTGTCGGGAGCGTGCGCTTTGAAGAGCCCACTCTGGGGCTTATAAGAGAGAAGCGCGAGCTGACCGTCAATATGATCAACAGTACGCTGTCCTACCAGATCAATCCCCAGATGGCAGCGACACTGGGGCTCGGCTACACCTCGAGCGATTATGAGCAGGACGACGCCAGCGATCTGAGGTCGCCTTCAGCGGCTCTCTCTCTCTCCTACCGCATAGGAGAGCGGACTACCGCCTCCGCGAATGCGAAGTATACGGTATTTGATTACAAGGGAAGGAGCGATGCCGATT
It includes:
- a CDS encoding PEP-CTERM sorting domain-containing protein; this encodes MIKKRVCLMFVLVMLSAAGAAFATPLSYLEVSQMTYSEYVTSGSIGLPPSPGDPTLIYSSNTKTSVGTHDGHNEAQYSMVRRYQSETGSVSYNDYPSMSGGLPVGISIGAGHSAAFGSGYASAADRVLRGSTNVISNGAGFSESWSQSEIRNRFTVLPGNSGLNEGDTARIRLDVRLDGSMRATGRSWPGSGNAFPHMMAGLSIKDPLVRIDTGEGWYTPRSVSFGADADIEAGRVYKPYWGYSFSSYAEYSWGASTNTGIDLSGSDTSYVQSYDEDTSVSHHLGFDTGLLRLEFDAIVGHTLDFYAYLDVFSFADGLGTALSDFSTTFGPALIDPNDTGTLIVWELDGQPTNPAVPEPSSFLLLGAGIAGLALLRKRRKS